A window from Corynebacterium accolens encodes these proteins:
- a CDS encoding polyprenol monophosphomannose synthase — protein MSTLDSATLVIIPTYNEIENLPLITGRVREALPEVHILVVDDNSPDGTGEKADAFAAEDDHIHVLHREGKGGLLGAYIAGFEWGLERDYQVLCEMDADGSHAPEQLHLLLEEIDNGADLVIGSRYVPGGETVNWPASREYLSRLGNLYISFALGTDLSDMTAGYRAFRRELLEDIDFDELSKAGYIFQVDLAFRAVKAGYDIREVPITFTEREYGESKLDGSFVKDSLFEVTKWGVAHRAEQVKDFAGEVSKLADHEVKYGSVHNAGQKARNGVGWATNLANELGYLVKHQVGQLTKKK, from the coding sequence GTGAGCACTCTTGATTCTGCGACGCTGGTTATCATCCCAACGTATAACGAGATTGAAAATCTTCCCTTGATTACCGGCCGCGTCCGCGAGGCGCTGCCAGAGGTTCACATCCTCGTTGTGGATGATAATTCCCCCGACGGCACCGGCGAGAAGGCCGATGCTTTCGCAGCAGAAGATGACCACATTCACGTGTTGCACCGCGAGGGCAAGGGCGGCCTCTTGGGCGCTTATATCGCCGGCTTCGAGTGGGGCTTGGAGCGCGATTACCAGGTCCTTTGTGAAATGGATGCTGATGGCTCCCACGCCCCAGAGCAGCTGCATCTGCTGCTGGAGGAGATTGACAACGGCGCGGACCTCGTCATCGGCTCCCGCTATGTGCCAGGCGGCGAGACCGTCAACTGGCCGGCATCTCGCGAATACCTGTCCCGCTTGGGCAACCTGTACATCTCCTTCGCGCTTGGAACCGACCTGTCCGATATGACCGCCGGCTACCGCGCTTTCCGCCGCGAGCTGTTGGAAGACATCGACTTTGACGAGCTGTCCAAGGCCGGCTACATCTTCCAGGTGGACTTGGCCTTCCGCGCGGTCAAGGCTGGATACGATATCCGCGAGGTACCCATCACCTTCACCGAGCGCGAGTACGGCGAATCCAAGCTGGATGGTTCCTTTGTCAAGGATTCCCTCTTCGAGGTAACCAAGTGGGGCGTGGCCCACCGCGCGGAGCAGGTGAAGGATTTTGCCGGCGAGGTGTCCAAGCTGGCGGACCACGAGGTCAAATACGGCTCCGTTCACAATGCCGGCCAGAAGGCCCGCAACGGTGTGGGCTGGGCCACCAACTTGGCCAATGAGCTGGGATACTTGGTCAAGCACCAGGTGGGCCAGCTGACTAAGAAGAAGTAA
- the lnt gene encoding apolipoprotein N-acyltransferase, which produces MAVFFARLVIAGISGALTFTAVEPRGWWWGAIIGIALLYVSLMPWRGRQVRGATGALLAVTHGLVLYLLSLPWIGELVGTVPYAALSIWLSVYAILLGIFGAAVARWRYGFLVFPFVYLAVEVLRSSVPFGGFPWVKLAWGQIEGPLANLAPWGGTSMITVATALCACGLAGLLLRGGRVKIAAGAALILPLIAGLAAGRGIDPADTKVGDTKVAAIQGNVPRSGLDFAGQRRAVLNNHVQETEKLARREDDIDLVIWPENSSDIDPFRDGEAAQAISGAVDAIDAPVLVGTATRDEVGARNTMQVFTPGHGVGDHHYKKYLQPFGETMPMRDFFAHFSDYVDLAGDFKAGDGPGVVSMNSVAVGVATCYEVSFDNAFHESIKNGAQILTTPTNNATFGFSDMTYQQLAMSRLRALETDRAVVVAATSGVSALVHPDGSVSQSSELFEPAALVESLPLKTGETFSVRYGSLMQWLMVIIGTVCALIAVRTNRLGRTPRGVGAKEK; this is translated from the coding sequence GTGGCGGTWTTTTTCGCCCGCCTGGTCATAGCGGGTATTTCTGGTGCGCTGACCTTTACCGCCGTTGAGCCTCGCGGCTGGTGGTGGGGCGCGATTATAGGCATCGCCCTGCTGTATGTGAGCCTGATGCCGTGGCGTGGGCGACAGGTGCGCGGGGCTACAGGTGCCCTCTTGGCGGTAACGCACGGCTTGGTCTTGTACCTGCTGAGCCTGCCGTGGATTGGCGAGTTGGTAGGGACCGTGCCCTATGCGGCGCTTTCTATCTGGCTTTCGGTCTATGCCATCCTTTTAGGCATCTTTGGGGCCGCGGTGGCGCGATGGCGATATGGATTTCTGGTCTTTCCCTTCGTATACCTCGCCGTTGAGGTCCTGCGTTCCTCTGTGCCCTTTGGCGGTTTCCCTTGGGTCAAACTGGCGTGGGGGCAAATTGAAGGGCCCTTAGCCAACCTAGCCCCGTGGGGTGGGACCTCGATGATCACGGTGGCAACGGCATTGTGCGCCTGCGGTCTGGCCGGCTTGTTGCTGCGCGGCGGGCGGGTAAAGATAGCCGCTGGCGCCGCGCTTATTCTCCCGCTCATTGCGGGACTCGCGGCTGGGCGCGGCATCGATCCCGCAGATACCAAGGTGGGCGATACCAAGGTGGCCGCGATCCAAGGCAACGTTCCGCGCAGTGGTTTGGATTTCGCCGGGCAACGGCGGGCGGTGCTGAATAACCACGTCCAAGAAACGGAGAAGCTAGCCCGCCGCGAAGACGATATAGATCTGGTGATCTGGCCGGAAAACTCTTCCGATATCGATCCTTTCCGTGACGGCGAGGCGGCCCAGGCCATTAGCGGGGCCGTCGATGCCATTGACGCTCCAGTGCTGGTTGGCACCGCCACCCGCGATGAGGTGGGCGCGCGCAATACCATGCAAGTCTTTACTCCCGGCCACGGCGTGGGCGACCATCACTATAAGAAGTACCTGCAGCCATTCGGTGAGACCATGCCTATGCGGGACTTCTTCGCGCATTTTTCGGACTACGTCGACCTTGCCGGGGATTTTAAGGCAGGGGATGGGCCTGGTGTGGTCTCCATGAATTCCGTCGCGGTAGGTGTGGCGACCTGTTATGAGGTCTCCTTCGATAACGCCTTCCACGAATCCATCAAAAACGGCGCGCAGATTCTCACGACGCCTACCAATAACGCCACGTTCGGCTTTTCCGATATGACGTACCAGCAACTGGCCATGAGCAGGCTGCGCGCGCTCGAAACCGACCGCGCCGTCGTGGTCGCAGCCACCTCTGGGGTCTCGGCACTCGTTCACCCAGACGGCAGCGTAAGCCAATCCTCGGAGCTCTTTGAGCCCGCGGCACTGGTAGAAAGCCTGCCGCTGAAAACCGGTGAAACATTTTCGGTGCGCTACGGTTCGCTCATGCAGTGGCTGATGGTTATTATTGGTACCGTCTGCGCACTCATTGCTGTGCGTACCAACCGATTGGGTCGTACACCTCGCGGTGTCGGCGCTAAAGAAAAGTAG
- a CDS encoding FxsA family protein yields the protein MPILYLVLYMLAETLAFWAVAEWIGVFWALIALFITMFFGMSIAGIEVRRLMGKQVEQAGDGTYYVRDDNVGKTAGNVGLTLAGGMLLSLPGFLTSFLGLLLIFAPTRSLFRKFMAVSIYRKVEKMGVRIYEASPMAQQHDSYGNFGSFGQASGQSFGQASGQSDSHEVIDEEELRNWSENLDPDDFGPRGGDDNSQGGK from the coding sequence ATGCCGATTTTATATCTCGTCCTCTATATGCTGGCGGAAACCTTAGCGTTTTGGGCCGTCGCTGAGTGGATTGGCGTCTTTTGGGCGCTCATTGCCCTGTTCATCACGATGTTCTTTGGCATGTCCATCGCCGGCATTGAGGTGCGTCGGCTGATGGGTAAACAGGTAGAGCAGGCCGGTGACGGGACCTACTACGTGCGCGATGACAACGTAGGTAAAACCGCCGGCAACGTGGGCTTAACCTTGGCCGGTGGCATGTTGCTGTCCCTGCCCGGGTTCTTGACCAGTTTTCTGGGGCTCCTGCTCATCTTCGCCCCAACGCGGTCGCTGTTTCGAAAGTTTATGGCCGTATCCATCTACCGCAAAGTGGAGAAGATGGGTGTGCGCATTTACGAGGCATCGCCCATGGCGCAACAGCACGATAGCTATGGCAACTTTGGTTCCTTTGGGCAGGCCTCGGGGCAATCCTTTGGTCAGGCCTCGGGTCAGAGCGATTCCCACGAGGTAATCGATGAGGAAGAGCTGCGCAACTGGTCCGAGAACCTGGACCCTGATGACTTCGGTCCCCGCGGCGGCGATGATAATTCGCAGGGTGGAAAATAG
- a CDS encoding precorrin-3B synthase — protein sequence MHYPEFFQHPESGTCLRLHVVGGFTSPNDWIHLGYCAAHWADGSVYIRPNSAIELRGVTDKAQLAAELDELELQSFHIPMLASPLSAPTKQAARELATHLNTEQPGLESLAITATDDDLPASATQVNMRLLDDATLNITQSPAADSPTAGLSLADAAAHLQRLGAQNTETKGGVTSDAELNAEPGPIGWLDEHQAEGVVDLGAGVYQGAIPAQFAQLIGQLEVNITVTPWGGLVFHDIAEGDAEVVLRVLAPRGFIFDINSPLLREGEAD from the coding sequence ATGCATTACCCCGAATTTTTCCAGCACCCCGAGTCCGGCACTTGCCTGCGCCTACACGTTGTAGGCGGGTTTACCAGCCCCAATGATTGGATCCATTTGGGTTATTGCGCGGCGCATTGGGCCGATGGCAGCGTTTATATTCGCCCCAATTCCGCCATCGAGTTGCGGGGAGTTACAGACAAGGCGCAGCTGGCGGCGGAGCTGGATGAATTGGAGCTGCAGAGCTTCCACATTCCTATGCTGGCCTCTCCCCTTTCTGCCCCGACGAAGCAGGCCGCGCGCGAGCTGGCCACGCACCTGAATACCGAACAGCCCGGCTTGGAATCGCTCGCAATTACCGCTACCGACGACGATCTCCCGGCTTCTGCCACGCAGGTCAACATGCGGCTGCTTGACGATGCCACCTTGAATATCACCCAGTCCCCCGCCGCCGACAGCCCTACCGCGGGTCTCTCGCTTGCCGATGCCGCAGCCCACCTCCAACGCCTCGGTGCACAAAACACCGAGACGAAGGGCGGTGTGACAAGTGACGCGGAGCTTAACGCAGAACCTGGGCCCATTGGCTGGTTGGACGAGCACCAGGCAGAAGGCGTGGTCGACCTTGGCGCGGGGGTCTACCAAGGCGCCATCCCGGCGCAGTTCGCGCAGCTTATCGGCCAGCTCGAGGTGAACATCACGGTCACCCCGTGGGGTGGCTTAGTCTTTCACGACATCGCGGAGGGCGATGCCGAGGTCGTCCTCCGCGTGCTCGCCCCGCGCGGATTCATCTTCGACATCAACTCGCCCCTATTGCGGGAAGGCGAGGCCGACTAG
- a CDS encoding SDR family oxidoreductase encodes MAGVLILGGRSDIGGEIAQRVARGNDIVLAARGTHGLEEITSRLEAAGARSVHQLSFDAEDFSQHRQIFAEAKERVRAIELTVVAFGILGDQDRADTDPAHAAQIATIDYTAQVSVLTVAAQSMPRGHIVAFSSIAGWRARRANYVYGSTKAGLDAFCQGLADRLHGSGLGLITARPGFVIGSMTQGMKPAPLSVRPGDVADAVVACIDNDDRRGQARSHTLWIPRALQALAWVMRLVPRPIWRHMPR; translated from the coding sequence GTGGCTGGCGTACTGATCCTGGGCGGGCGCAGCGATATCGGCGGCGAAATCGCCCAGCGCGTGGCCCGCGGCAACGACATCGTCCTCGCCGCGCGCGGGACCCACGGGCTTGAGGAGATTACCTCCCGGTTAGAGGCCGCTGGTGCGCGCAGCGTCCACCAGCTTTCCTTTGACGCGGAGGACTTTTCCCAGCACCGCCAGATCTTTGCCGAGGCCAAGGAACGCGTCCGCGCGATTGAACTTACCGTGGTCGCCTTTGGCATTCTGGGGGATCAAGATAGGGCGGACACCGATCCTGCCCACGCGGCACAGATCGCCACCATCGACTACACCGCCCAGGTCTCCGTACTCACGGTGGCGGCTCAGTCGATGCCGCGCGGCCACATCGTGGCCTTTTCTTCCATCGCTGGGTGGCGGGCGCGGCGCGCCAATTATGTCTACGGTTCCACCAAAGCCGGGCTGGATGCCTTTTGCCAGGGCCTTGCGGACAGGCTGCACGGCAGCGGGCTTGGCCTGATTACCGCGCGCCCAGGGTTCGTCATCGGGTCCATGACCCAAGGAATGAAACCGGCCCCACTATCGGTGCGGCCAGGCGATGTCGCCGATGCCGTCGTCGCCTGCATAGATAACGATGACCGCCGCGGTCAGGCGCGCAGCCACACCCTGTGGATCCCAAGGGCGCTACAAGCCTTGGCATGGGTCATGCGGTTGGTGCCCCGACCCATCTGGCGGCACATGCCGCGCTAG
- a CDS encoding M24 family metallopeptidase has translation MTTQAFSPEVYSRRLAAAQEAAAQQGIDLLLIGTGPDFAYLTGSWVSSHERLTVLAVPQSGTPWIVSPNTDITDIKSAPVGKLDVELRGWNDGDNPYELALKGAASITKVALGQSLTADHILQFQGLVSDADYVLATYALAELFTRKDEAEIAELRKAGQAIDAVHAKVPELLQPGRTEAEVAHELEKLILEEHSIIDFVIVGSGPNGANPHHSFSDRKLAAGEPVVVDLGGTLPSGYHSDCTRTYVVGGDLSQAPQDFQDAYAVLYDAQAAARAAAKPGSTAEEIDGVARKAIADAGWGDKFVHRTGHGIGLSTHEEPFIMEGNDLALEEGMAFSIEPGIYLEGKWGMRLEDIVVLTKDGYESLNVVEREVR, from the coding sequence ATGACTACTCAGGCTTTTTCTCCCGAAGTGTATTCGCGTCGGCTCGCGGCCGCGCAAGAAGCAGCCGCCCAGCAGGGCATTGACCTTTTGCTGATTGGCACCGGCCCCGATTTCGCCTACCTGACCGGTTCGTGGGTATCGTCCCACGAGCGCCTGACGGTGCTGGCCGTTCCCCAAAGCGGCACGCCGTGGATTGTCTCGCCGAATACGGATATCACGGATATTAAATCGGCGCCCGTCGGCAAGCTCGACGTTGAGCTGCGCGGGTGGAATGACGGCGATAATCCCTACGAGCTCGCTCTCAAGGGCGCTGCGTCGATCACGAAGGTCGCGCTGGGCCAATCCCTAACGGCGGATCATATCCTGCAGTTCCAGGGGCTCGTATCTGATGCGGACTACGTCCTTGCCACCTACGCGCTGGCAGAGCTGTTTACCCGCAAGGACGAGGCGGAAATCGCGGAGCTGCGCAAAGCCGGTCAGGCCATCGACGCCGTGCACGCCAAGGTCCCCGAGCTCCTGCAGCCCGGCCGCACCGAGGCCGAGGTGGCCCATGAACTGGAAAAGCTCATTCTCGAAGAGCATTCCATCATTGACTTCGTCATCGTGGGCTCCGGCCCGAATGGCGCCAATCCGCACCACAGCTTCTCTGACCGGAAGCTGGCGGCGGGCGAGCCCGTTGTCGTGGATCTCGGCGGTACCTTGCCCTCCGGCTACCACTCCGATTGCACCCGCACCTACGTCGTAGGCGGCGATCTCAGCCAGGCGCCGCAGGACTTCCAGGACGCCTATGCCGTGCTTTACGATGCCCAGGCGGCCGCCCGCGCCGCCGCCAAGCCCGGCAGCACGGCCGAAGAAATCGACGGGGTTGCTAGGAAGGCCATTGCCGATGCCGGTTGGGGCGATAAATTCGTCCACCGCACCGGCCACGGTATTGGTCTCTCGACCCACGAGGAGCCCTTTATCATGGAGGGCAATGACCTAGCGCTGGAAGAGGGCATGGCCTTTTCCATCGAGCCGGGCATTTACCTGGAGGGAAAGTGGGGCATGCGCCTCGAGGATATCGTGGTACTTACCAAGGATGGCTACGAGTCCCTCAACGTCGTCGAACGCGAAGTGCGCTAA
- a CDS encoding DEAD/DEAH box helicase — MTETHLDTFAAGLPYPLDEFQVQGCEAVENGQGVLVCAPTGAGKTVVGEFAVSLALSRGTKCFYTTPIKALSNQKYHDLVAEHGEDAVGLLTGDVSINADAEIVVMTTEVLRNMIYADSPALDRLTHVVMDEIHFLADASRGAVWEEVILNLADHVSIIGLSATVSNSEEFGEWLATVRGDTSVIVTEHRPVPLDQWMMLGRKIYPLFEPESGGQVNSELERRIQRLEAGDSDDGRADYKSGKGFRARARHKGGGRSEFHGKAGGRSGSSRPQDRYRPLGRPEVLKVLQSQDMLPAITFIFSRAGCDGALYQCLRSRMVLTTQEEAEEIKAIVDAGVEGIPEEDLQVLDFRRWREALSRGFAAHHAGMLPAFRHIVEDLFVRGLVRAVFATETLALGINMPARTVVLEKLIKFNGEAHVDLTPGQYTQLTGRAGRRGIDTLGNAVVQWAPAMDPRFVAGLASTRTYPLISTFAPGYNMAINLLGMLGFEDSLRLLEKSFAQFQADGSVVEETRELERAEHRVRELREQLDDAVDALAPPAKDGEDPAEVLMDYIRLRRELTAEEKQSKVNKEHQRTQEVVAVLARLQLGDVIALAGKKRPTLAAVVTPANQTEDPRPWVTTESGWSGRIDATGINNPPIQLGRIKIPKPVRKNPRRNTKYIQDVFRREKFDRPKRMKSKPRLRPNKRVGELRDAIREHPAHEWPATDREQLAGVAQKLARRERDLEKLQAKVNKATDTLGRTFERIVDLLAEMDYVEFSGAGSDRTPVITEEGERLAKIHSESDLLVAQCLKRGIWDELDPAELAGVASLCCFENRKATGGQPEAATDRMADAMNATWRIYTELSADERRHRLSPTREPEAGFALAIHQWAAGAPLGYCMAAANEAGAELTPGDFVRWCRQVVDLLQQIAKTGYDGQIQRNARRAIDAIQRGVVTIGA, encoded by the coding sequence ATGACTGAAACTCACCTGGATACCTTTGCCGCCGGCCTCCCATACCCCTTGGATGAGTTCCAGGTGCAGGGGTGTGAGGCGGTAGAAAATGGCCAAGGTGTCCTCGTTTGCGCCCCTACCGGTGCAGGTAAAACCGTCGTTGGCGAGTTCGCCGTTTCTTTGGCCCTAAGCCGCGGCACGAAGTGCTTTTATACCACCCCGATTAAGGCGCTGAGCAACCAGAAATACCACGACCTCGTCGCTGAGCACGGCGAGGATGCCGTTGGTCTGCTGACTGGCGATGTCTCCATTAACGCCGATGCAGAAATCGTGGTGATGACCACTGAGGTGCTGCGGAATATGATCTACGCGGATTCGCCCGCGCTGGATCGGCTTACCCATGTGGTCATGGATGAAATCCACTTCCTTGCAGATGCCTCCCGCGGCGCGGTCTGGGAAGAAGTCATTCTGAACTTGGCGGATCACGTTTCCATCATTGGGTTATCTGCCACCGTGTCCAATTCCGAGGAATTCGGTGAATGGCTCGCTACCGTCCGCGGCGATACCTCGGTCATCGTGACCGAACACCGTCCCGTCCCGCTCGATCAATGGATGATGTTGGGCCGCAAGATTTATCCACTCTTTGAGCCGGAGTCCGGCGGCCAGGTCAATTCCGAGCTAGAACGCCGTATTCAGCGCCTTGAGGCAGGCGATAGCGATGATGGGCGCGCGGACTATAAATCCGGCAAGGGTTTTCGCGCGAGGGCGCGCCACAAGGGCGGCGGGCGCAGCGAATTCCACGGGAAGGCAGGTGGGCGTTCCGGTTCCTCCCGGCCGCAGGATCGCTACCGTCCCTTAGGGCGCCCGGAGGTGCTCAAGGTGCTGCAATCGCAAGATATGCTGCCCGCGATTACCTTTATCTTTTCCCGCGCCGGTTGCGATGGAGCGCTCTATCAGTGCCTGCGCAGCAGGATGGTGCTGACGACGCAAGAAGAAGCAGAAGAGATCAAGGCCATTGTCGATGCCGGCGTTGAGGGCATCCCCGAAGAAGACCTCCAGGTCCTAGATTTCCGGCGGTGGCGCGAAGCGCTCTCCCGCGGCTTTGCCGCCCACCATGCCGGGATGCTGCCGGCATTTCGCCACATCGTAGAAGATCTCTTTGTCCGCGGCTTGGTGCGCGCCGTATTCGCAACAGAGACCCTTGCCTTGGGCATTAATATGCCCGCCCGCACGGTGGTGCTCGAAAAGCTCATTAAGTTCAATGGTGAAGCGCACGTGGACCTCACGCCAGGCCAATACACGCAGCTGACTGGGCGCGCTGGCCGGCGTGGAATCGATACCCTGGGCAACGCGGTCGTGCAGTGGGCACCTGCCATGGATCCGCGTTTTGTCGCCGGTTTGGCATCGACCCGGACGTATCCGCTTATTTCCACGTTTGCGCCAGGCTATAACATGGCCATTAACCTGCTGGGTATGCTTGGTTTTGAGGACTCGCTGCGGCTGCTGGAAAAGTCCTTTGCACAGTTTCAAGCCGATGGCTCCGTGGTGGAAGAAACCCGAGAACTTGAACGAGCGGAGCATCGGGTGCGCGAATTGCGGGAGCAGCTTGACGATGCCGTCGATGCCCTCGCACCACCAGCCAAGGACGGCGAGGATCCCGCCGAGGTGCTCATGGATTATATCCGGTTGCGCCGCGAACTGACGGCGGAAGAAAAACAATCCAAGGTTAATAAGGAACACCAACGCACCCAGGAAGTAGTCGCGGTGCTAGCCCGCCTGCAATTGGGCGATGTCATCGCGCTTGCCGGAAAGAAAAGGCCCACCCTTGCAGCGGTGGTCACCCCGGCCAACCAGACTGAGGATCCACGCCCGTGGGTCACCACGGAATCCGGCTGGTCAGGCCGCATCGATGCCACTGGGATTAATAATCCACCGATTCAGCTGGGCCGCATTAAGATCCCGAAGCCGGTGCGCAAAAACCCGCGGCGCAATACCAAGTACATCCAGGATGTCTTCCGCCGCGAGAAGTTTGACCGCCCGAAACGGATGAAGTCGAAACCACGCCTGCGACCAAATAAGCGGGTGGGCGAGTTGCGCGATGCCATTCGCGAGCACCCTGCGCACGAGTGGCCCGCCACCGATAGGGAGCAGCTAGCCGGCGTGGCGCAGAAGTTGGCGCGGCGCGAGCGCGACCTCGAAAAGCTGCAGGCCAAGGTGAATAAGGCGACCGATACGCTGGGCCGCACCTTTGAACGCATCGTGGATCTGCTCGCGGAGATGGACTATGTCGAGTTCTCTGGTGCGGGCAGCGATCGCACGCCGGTCATCACTGAGGAAGGTGAGCGCCTGGCCAAGATTCATAGCGAATCCGATCTGCTTGTTGCCCAATGCCTGAAGCGCGGCATTTGGGATGAGCTGGATCCAGCGGAATTGGCCGGCGTTGCTTCCCTGTGCTGCTTTGAAAATAGGAAGGCCACTGGGGGCCAGCCGGAGGCGGCAACGGACCGCATGGCCGATGCCATGAATGCGACCTGGCGCATCTATACCGAGCTCAGCGCAGATGAACGCCGCCACCGGCTGTCGCCAACGCGCGAACCCGAAGCCGGCTTTGCACTAGCCATTCACCAGTGGGCGGCGGGTGCGCCCTTGGGCTATTGCATGGCGGCGGCCAATGAGGCGGGCGCGGAGCTTACCCCCGGTGACTTCGTGCGGTGGTGCCGCCAGGTCGTGGACCTACTGCAGCAAATCGCCAAGACTGGCTACGATGGCCAGATCCAGCGCAACGCGCGCCGCGCGATCGATGCCATCCAGCGCGGGGTCGTCACGATCGGGGCCTAA
- the tatC gene encoding twin-arginine translocase subunit TatC yields the protein MSSQSHPAGEPGTRVRRKRRGFSRKPKNPTGEMTLVQHLQELRRRIIISLLALVIGAIIGFIWYQQAPFRIPPLGEILREPYCSLPEDKRANFNNDGECRLLATSPFEMLILRLKVATLAGTVLSSPVWLYQVWAFIVPGLHKNERRYTLSFVAVAVFLFLVGAILAYFILSVGLEFLIGIGAEYQTAALTGERYFYFLLALLLIFGISFEIPLLIVSLNLIGVLEYNHVKDKRRIIIVAVMIFAAFVTPGQDPFTMVVLSACLLLLIEIAFQFCRVHDKRQNRERPAWMDLDDESASALDEGPTGVGGPAPVDAPSGVYASPKPAAPSASAQTVRAEKRASDSTSQQAGDRKGPQRPTDEGGFFDDVL from the coding sequence ATGTCCTCACAGTCCCACCCTGCCGGCGAACCAGGAACCCGCGTGCGCCGCAAGCGGCGAGGTTTTTCACGCAAGCCCAAGAATCCAACGGGCGAGATGACCTTAGTGCAGCACCTGCAAGAGCTGCGGCGAAGGATCATTATTTCGCTGCTTGCCTTGGTTATCGGCGCGATCATCGGTTTCATTTGGTATCAGCAGGCGCCCTTCCGGATTCCGCCGCTGGGAGAAATTCTGCGCGAGCCTTATTGCTCATTGCCGGAAGATAAGCGGGCCAATTTCAATAACGATGGCGAATGCCGCTTGCTTGCCACCAGTCCCTTTGAGATGCTCATTTTGCGCCTGAAGGTCGCCACCTTGGCCGGCACGGTGCTTTCATCCCCAGTCTGGCTCTACCAAGTGTGGGCATTCATCGTCCCAGGCCTGCATAAGAATGAGCGTCGCTATACCTTAAGCTTCGTCGCTGTGGCCGTCTTCCTGTTCTTGGTGGGCGCCATCTTGGCCTACTTCATCTTGTCCGTGGGCCTAGAATTCCTCATCGGCATCGGCGCCGAGTATCAAACAGCAGCATTAACCGGTGAGCGATACTTCTACTTCCTCTTGGCGCTCTTGCTCATCTTCGGCATCAGTTTCGAGATTCCACTGTTGATCGTCTCCCTCAACCTCATTGGCGTCTTGGAATATAACCACGTCAAGGACAAGCGCCGCATCATCATCGTCGCCGTGATGATCTTCGCCGCCTTCGTGACTCCGGGCCAAGATCCCTTCACGATGGTGGTCTTGTCCGCCTGCCTCTTGTTGCTTATTGAGATTGCATTCCAATTCTGCCGCGTTCACGATAAGCGCCAGAACCGGGAGCGCCCTGCGTGGATGGATCTCGATGATGAATCCGCGTCAGCGCTTGATGAGGGTCCCACGGGCGTGGGCGGGCCCGCGCCCGTCGATGCCCCCTCGGGCGTGTATGCCTCGCCAAAGCCCGCGGCACCTAGCGCGTCAGCGCAGACTGTCCGCGCGGAAAAGCGGGCATCGGATAGCACTTCGCAGCAGGCTGGGGATCGCAAGGGGCCGCAGCGGCCTACCGATGAAGGCGGCTTTTTCGACGATGTGCTTTAA
- the tatA gene encoding Sec-independent protein translocase subunit TatA has translation MTLGPLEIGLIVLVIILLFGAKKLPDLARSMGRSMRIFKSEVNEMQSEDSKRSEAQAQLSQKRQQSDEEFWNRPDMQPGHQQGNSSSQN, from the coding sequence ATGACCTTAGGACCATTGGAAATCGGCCTGATTGTTCTCGTCATCATCTTGCTATTTGGCGCGAAGAAATTGCCCGATCTTGCTCGTTCCATGGGCCGCTCGATGCGCATTTTCAAATCTGAGGTCAATGAAATGCAATCGGAGGACTCCAAGCGTTCCGAGGCGCAAGCTCAATTGAGCCAGAAGCGCCAGCAGTCCGATGAAGAGTTCTGGAACCGCCCAGATATGCAACCTGGCCACCAGCAGGGAAACTCTTCCTCTCAGAATTAA